Part of the Impatiens glandulifera chromosome 8, dImpGla2.1, whole genome shotgun sequence genome is shown below.
GAGATCAAATAAATAGCGATTTTACATAATAaagatgtatattttttatgCATAAGAGATCAAATAAATAGCGATATATGTGTACACGTTAACATCTATTACGAGATAAAACTATTGGTAATGAGGAATCATCCAAATCAAGTAGGCGAATATTGAAAAATTTCTGGGTAAAAACCGTGAATATTCAAACCTTATTAAAGTTCGAGTTTGTAAGCCAATTATCACTGAATATTACACTAATGTGAATGAGAACCCAAAATCGAACAAGAGTAACATTAAATAtacaaacaaatgaaaaaactcTAGTTTATGCGAATAACAAGTTTTCTAGCATTTTGCGTGGGGGCGCAAAAAGCATTTTGCATGGGGCACAAAAAATATTCGtgggaaaaaaaattaagaagggCGTGGGgcgaaaaaaaaaagaaaaaaaagtaaaatttaagaAGGGTAAATGgtccaaatttttaaaaaaatgttatttttgcaAATGTCTTTTATGGGGGTTAGTTTTGAGATGACCCctcttttgagggtcatttgatcaaatttccctttcaaGGGGATTTAGTGATAATGTCCTCTCGCTGGTGGTAATTTATTCGGTTCTTAGAATAAATCTTCGAATTGTTTTAGAATTTGCTCAAGCTCTTCATTAGTGTTATGTGGTTCTTAGGCTGTAAGTGCAAAAAAGTTGCATTGATGTTCTTCACGGTTTTGCAATTGAACCAAAGTCGCTTGCCCTCCTTTCATCAAGAGCTTGGCCAGTTGATCACCCTCCATAATATAAATCTGCATTTGGTTCATTCCTTGAAGAAGGTAATTTTTCTGTGTTTACCAAAAGAAATGGTGAGTATCTCAAAATTTCACTTTGATGGTCCTAGAATAATTAGTCATTTGATACCTAATAACATGTCGTATGTAGACATGGTAAGCACTCAAATGTCAGTTTTAAATTCCAAACCCCTATTTTCCACAACAGATCTTTACAATAAGCATGGCTAAAAATATTGGAACCATCTATAACTTTAACAAGTAAAACTGATGTTTGTTGGGCTTGATGATTAATGTTATTCATAATACTATTGTTTATGAAGTTATGAGTGTTTCTAGTATCGATTAAATTCTAATGGACAGCTGCCTAACCTTGCTAGGGATACAAAGAGTTTGATAATTCTTTGTACCACCAAGGGAATGGATTGAGATAGAAGGTTCATCATAAGAAGGTGGTTAAGAAAGTGAAAGGGAAGGGTCAACAAGTTTAGGTGAGAAATATTCCAAGATATCTCCCATTCAACTAAATTGATCATGATGATCAATAGTTTAGCTTTACatttatgatttgaatcaaatttctCCTCACAAAGTATATAGCATAAACATTTTTCTATGTCtttcatcaaaaaaaaaaaaattagattcatttgttgtaaatattttatcgaGGGTTATGAGGAAAAGGAGATAAATATGAATGGTTAGAATAAGGTGGTTTTGCAAAAACTGACTAGGTAGGTTTATATTGATTTGGTTTAGGTATTCTATGTGGGTTGGAGTTTCATATGTGACCTTTTTAAGTATGGATTTAAATATAGGCTCTTGGACTTTAGCTATAGTTTTGGCTAAGTTCAGGGAATCAGATTTGAGTAATTTTACACGAAATCTTTTCGTGTATGCTACTAAGAGTCTAAGATAACATTTAATTACATATTCATTTGGCATTTGAATGAGTGTATGTGAGATAACTATGTTTTTTAGATTATATTCCTGAATATAACTTGTTTGTTTCAGATTCATCAACTAATTAATGAGACTTTCACAAATTGAGGATCTGGACTATTGAAGAGAGAACGGAAAATGTTTCAAGGGTTATCGATTGACTACGTGATTGGATGTAAGAGCCATATATACTAGAGCCTTTTGCTGTCTTGGAAATAAATATGTGCGATTTTAACTTTGATCATATTAGTAGTGTGATCAACTATGAAAATTTGTTAGGCAGAAATCAACCATCCTTCCACGTCCGCTCTATCAAACTTCTAAAAGTCCACATTCGTCAATCGTATATGATAAGCTCTCTCCCTAAGGTTATTCATATGGAAAGATTCAGTCGTATCTCCATTTCTCACAAACATAACTTTGATTATCTGTTATAGGTAATCTAGCCTTAACTGACTGCGATTTTCATTTGATTCCATCCATTTTCGTTGCTCCTATAGGGTTTTAGATATAAACGTCACTACTGCACGTAAAATGTCATTATCCGTCTATTGTCGTGTTTCTACCATGGTCGATCATGAAGGTCAGCTCTTGAAGAAATTATTTAGGATTTTCAAGGTTGAATCATGGAGGAGACGAGAGAAAGATTCTTACCTAAAAGAGGataagaagaaagatgatgagcTACTACGTAAGTAAACAATTAGAATATAAACAAACATATAGGACTTATTAAGTAATTTGCATAACAACTATTCTAATCTTGAGAGCTCTTCATTTATTCCTTCCACAGGATCTTCAaactttaaatttgttttttttaatcaaacatccttaatttatcaaatgagcaaaaagaacttcaatttttcttatatgatttaattttcaCTAACTCTTACTTAGTCTgaatttttatatcaatttttttttttaaaaaaaaagacttaaTGTAACTCCTATAaccatattttatatataaaacatttttaatatgagctaattgttatatatgtttgattaaaaaaaaaaaagtaaaagacaCTTAAAGCTACATTCAGATTGGGCACTGGATAAGCTAACAAACTCATTGGCGGTGAGCCCAACCTTTGAGGGAAAGtccattataataaaaaaatattaataaaatacaagTTATTATTTAGAAgacttaactaatttataaattaaaataataattatatgtactaaataagaaaacttatctcatggaataatggtcaagttattaaaaaaagattagtTTTCTGAATTGCAACGGTTACTCTATCCGTCGGGTAACAagtacttattttttaattcgatttttattttattattcatccCCAATCTCGAACCCGACGAGTATATCTATTTGTATCATCATCCTTGATTCGCCGAGTACTCGATTCCCgccgggtaccccattacccgattaaaatataaattttttatttattattttctaaatattctaaatattaaaaatacatatgaaaatattacttacttGCATAGTTATGTCTATAGAAAAGTTcaacaaaaattaaagaaaaaaaagatgaagagacattaatcttgaaaataaaaagtgaattagagaggaaaattattttattattaatgaaatagaaGATTAAGAGTCATttgaaacataaattaaaatgatgatgGTGCAATGGAGTGGAGTATTGTATAACTaattaaactagcatgtatcccgtgcatttgtacgggtaataataatataaaaaattgtgaaaaaatattacgataaaatttttatgggcgggtcaacctacaatccgacccaagtatccatttactctcacatatatccaaattaaccacagctctcgacccggcaatccagacactttaaaaattaagcatcattatatatatatatatatatatatatatatatatatatatatatatatatatatatatatatatatatatatatatatatatatatattagttagttaaaaagttgaacttatattgttaaaatgtcacacgtttatcaaattttgggttgaatttaaaatgtaaagtgttattagcctagttagttaaaaggttgtacgtgttttgttaagttgcaagttcgaaccatacctatagcatttttaattttttttaaccgttttaagtttatgggcgggtcaatccacaatccgacccaagtatccatttactctcacatatatccaaattaaccacagctctcgacccggcaatccggacactttaaaaattaagcatcattatatatatatagattagatagttaaaaagtttaacttatattgttaaaatatcacgcgtttatcaaattttgggttgaatttaaaatttaaagtgttattagcctacttggttaaaaagttgtacttgttttgttaggttgcaagttcgaaccatacctatagtatttttaattttatttttaaccgttttaagtttatgggcgggtcaacccataatccgacccaagtatccatttactctcacatatatccaaattaatcacagctctcgacccggcaatccggacactttaaaaattaagcatcattatatatatagataatatatttaatgtaaatttgtaATGATGGTATTGATATGAAATTTGAAAAGTCATtctaatttttaacaaaaatatttttggtatcGAGTTTGGGTTTTGCACATTCCTCATCTCAAATCCGATCGGGTAATCCTTTTCACTTCTCATGTCGACCCCAAACtcgatttaaaatatttgaatctgAACCCGACCCTCGGATACCTATGTATATTGGATACCCTAATTAGTATGACTTGACCATGCTGCTATAGTACAACCACTCTTTTGAAGACCGTCcagttttagtttatttataatatttgttctAAATGTTCAAGCTTAATCACTACTCTGGAATAATTTATTTGCTAAAATTAGCAATATCATACTTATTACACAATCACAACTCTTGCCAAGGAACAAATAACATCAACAAAACTCTCAAAAAGGAACATAAAGGATGCCCTCCTTAAGTCTAAAAATCTTATAATATGAGTCACTGGAatgaataactttaaaaaaacatCATCTAGAATGGATTGTATATAAGTAGTTtaattttgagttttgatttATCATGTGTGTTTTATAGTgaaaaaatacataaactcGTATGTATTTAGGTTAATGTGTTCGAGTCCCACACAtgccatttaaaaaaaagtaattttggtttttattaataattttataggtgtttatttatcttattttgatttgtttgtAAAATTGTGGACAAGATAATGTATctgttttttatttagtttatatggTTATATTTAAGTACATTTTTAACACgtatcaaattatttcaaatacaaatctgaaataattttattttaaaaaataacatagatcatgtattgaatttttttatttttagaaatagtttacgccattaattaaaaagacccgAAAAGGATAAAAGGAGTACAAGAGCTGAAATTGAGCTTGCAACAATTTGCTCAAAGTCAACACACGATGGTCATGAGGAATCCACATTTGGCCTAAGAAACGCACGCGGACattaaattaaagtacaaaattaaataaataataaaactaacaatcaatcaactaaaacaagacgaTAGAAGTTGATCAtgtcttaaatttaaataataggcaataaaaaaattagtgaagATTAATCCTGATAATATCTTGAACTTGTATGGgaaaaatatatacttaattattcttttaaaaaggTTTAGATCATCATAATGTAAGGGATTTgttataatattgttaaaaaaatgttataacaaatataaatatataaactgcTAACATATTTGTTTACATATATCAGTTAAGTTGtgcaatattttttaaaagaatgtttgaaaaattacaataattcaAGATCTTGTTttgtttagaattttttattttatccgttttttttttacaaattatctCTCTTCCACGTcactatcatttttattttattttttaaacgttgagttttaatttattctttagaGTGCGACTAATTCTCACGGATTAAACACATAATCCACAAACACACCTAATCATTAAACATACGTTTTATcgactaaaatactaaaatatatttaattttaaataaaaaaaatattataatgatttaagaaattaaaatcaaataacttaattttctatccaacaattttttattatgcaaaaaatcattaaacaaaCCAATTTGGGACAAAGCCCAAGTAGCATTTGAAtggatatattatttgtaataaacaaaaaaataaaaaaaaaattgttaacatCAATCAATgcattaaaaaatgaaataatctcTTCTCTCTatgtaagaattaaaaaaacattatatatatagaaaaagtTAAAAGATATGGTTGTTAATTATCTTCATCCAACcgaccataaaaaaaaaaaagtaaaagacaCGTGGACACAACCCACCGACCTTTGTCCAACTCCtcctttataaattaattacagtagagagagagagaatgaaaagatgaaatGGAAGTGAAGGAAGAAAGTATGAATGAATCAAGTGAGGAGAAATCAAACAATGGCGGCGGCCTGATTAAACGCATAATCTCTGATCTGGTGAATGTAGGAGGTGGTGGAAAAGAAAGTGAAATGGAGAGTAGGGACGGCAAGGGAGAGAAGGAATTGGAGGAGATCATCCATGGCGGATTTATTGATAATATTGTCACcggtcatcttcttcttcccaaGAATGATCATATTGAAAAAGAAGAACAAGTTGTACTTCCGCCGGAGAAGACAACACAAAATGGTGGAAATGGAATCATTCATGGGATTGTTTCTCACTTACCCGCAGCCATTACAAGTAAGctctcatttattattattattattattattattattattattattattattataattataattataaatttattagtattttattttaaaaatttgtttttgtaaatgtTTGTTTGTGTAAACTGTGTAGATGGTGTATCTCCAGATACAGAGGAAGCTTCCATGTTGATTCACTCTGTTATTCACGAATgaagattgaagaagaagaagaagaagaagaaagattgTAATTCATTTTAGGTTTTGTTATGTAAGAATAATAAGTACATTTTGAAATGtttgtatataataaaatttctatGCTGAATTTGTAGGCTCATTTgcttttcaaaattaaattatgtaaccaaaaaaaaatgataaagtgtttctcttttagtttttttttaattttattattttttaaagataatttatgtatattaaaaatgataaaaattatttttaaaaaaaataatataagaatatgacttacaaattattattatatcatgaTAACTCAAAAGCCTAAACTTATccatttttactattttattaacatagagatcattatatataaaaaaaaaaaaaaaaaaaagccaaGTCCAAAATCATAAccaatatttaaattcttaattaactaattaattttttttttattttccaagtagtttttatatatatataggcctAACTCTTTGTAAACATTTGTAAGAATGTTTATTTGAACTAAATcataagtaataaatttatgaatatatatcataatctaaatcatactaataaataaatatatatatataacttattaaattaagatgaaaatgttatataagaaaatatacatATGTGTCAAAATTAATTCATATGATTATCACGGGTTCAATTCTCACATAAAACACTTTTAATGAAAGTCATTAACAGGTGGTCTCATgctaactaaatattttttttatcattttaaactaacctagttaatatttgttttgtatttcatctattgaatttttttttaaataataaataaatgagaaagcAACATTTACCTATTATCTTTAACTAGTAgtcttaactaattaattattcttacaTTTTTCtactgaaaataaaaactaaaaatagtgttacgtaattaaaaaatactttatcttaataatataaactataagacatttatttttataatatttaattttttaaattattcatttgataaataaataaagaaatcattaattTGTAACAACCcttattacaaaaacaaatagttCAACTCAAACTTCGACTGGGCTTAAATTGGGTCTATAATATACTGAAAGTTAATAATGGGCCGATaacaaaatctaataattaccCATAAAGAAGAATCAGCGGCCCAATTATCGTATATAAACAGACTTCCTAGGGTTTCAATCTTCCTGTCGCCTCCACCTGCTAGAGAAGAAAGCAGGCACTGTGAGAAGAGCTCCTCTTTGACCTAGCTAATTCAACATGGTATAGATCTCTATCTCTCTTATACGCTTCATACCCTTCTTTGAATCTTTATCTTCTGTATAGTTTCGCGTTAAAGatcttatttttaaaaggtTGTAAGACTGATTTCTTTGTCAAGCATTTGATTCTATATAATAACTTGTTAAAGAGTGATTTCCATGGAATAATCTGTATGATAAGCAAGTTGAATTGTATATTTTCCTTTATCTTCAAAGAAAGTTAAGATTTTTCATATCTGATCTGAATTTTATCTTGTTCATGTTATGAATCTGAATTGATTTTAGATTTCTTTGGGTCTCAAGAATATGTTATATTGTGTTTGACAGGCAAGAGGTTTGAAGAAACATTTGAAGAGGCTCAATGCTCCCAAGCATTGGATGCTTGACAAACTTGGTGGTGCATTTGTAAGTTATATAAACATCACAATTATAAGTTAATCTTGATGTGTTATTTAGAGATatgggttttctttttggtaaTGTAGGCTCCCAAACCATCATCTGGTCCCCATAAGTCAAGGGAATGTCTTCCATTGATCCTTATTTTGCGAAACAGATTGAAGTATGCTTTGACATATGGTGAGGTTGTATCAATTGTGATGCAACGTCATATTCTTGTTGATGGGAAAGTTAGGACTGATAAGACCTACCCTGCTGGTTTTATgggtatgttttttttaattaccaAATCTTCTTATTGCTACCATTGTGTTTGTTTTAGCTAGGTTTTATCTGTCATTAACTATTTTTTGGAAACATTTATCTTTGTTCAGATGTTGTATCGATCCCTAAGACAAATGAGAACTTCCGTCTCCTTTATGATACTAAAGGTCGCTTCAGACTTCACTCCATCAGGGATGATGAGGCCAAGGTATGTCATTTGCTTGATCATTGTTTTACTAAAGAGCTTGTTCTATGTAAACACTCCAATGAtttgaaaaagttaaatatttggGTCTTTTTTTGTCCTTGTTTTATCtgttttctttaaaattaatcaaatcatcaaccaaataCCCTCAATTCAAATAATAGGGtaattttgaatttagtttGATGATTGCAATGTTTTGATTGATAAAAATTGATTCTTGATGGATgatgttatttgtttttgtccTCTAATTTATATACTCTTGGAATTTGCAGTATAAGCTATGCAAAGTTAGGTCAGTCCAGTTCGGTCAGAAGGGAATTCCATACATCAATACCTACGATGGTCGTACAATTCGCTACCCCGACCCTCTAATCAAGGCCAATGACACCATCAAGTTTGACTTAGAATCAAACAAGATTGTCGACTTCATCAAATTCGACGTTGGGAATGTTGTGATGGTGACTGGAGGAAGGAACAGGGGGCGTGTGGGTGTGATCAAGAACAGGGAGAAGCATAAGGGAAGTTTCGAAACTATTCACGTTCAGGATTCTACCGGTCATGAATTTGCTACCCGTTTGGGAAATGTGTTCACAATTGGTAAAGGATCGAAGCCATGGGTGTCTCTTCCTAAAGGTAAGGGAATTAAGTTGTCGATTATTGAGGAGGCTAAGAAGAGGCTTGCGGCTCAAACCGGAGCCACTGCTTAATGTAATGAAGAATTTGTTGgtgtttttgaattttaagtGCTGGTTATGAACACTTTGAGTGATTTTTCATTTTCTGCTTAATCTGGATTTTTGCTTCTTTGATTAGTAGTAATACATTGTTGTTAGAGTAACATTTTTggttaatgttatttatattctaTATTGTTATTCATCTTATGATATTTggtttttattgtattttgaaaatctttaactattaaatagatttatacatattttaaaccaaatattttcttaaaatctgCTGTTCTTTTATATAgtgttaaatttttaattttttttttatatacttagAAAATCAATTTGATGTACTAGCTgtgtatatatgattaatttatatttatatccaGAACAATTGATTTGATGTAGaaccatatatatttattattatttaatctgaATTAtgttatcattataaaaataaaatttaaaattaatatggaATTAAAGATCATTTTGGATCTGTTatctagttaattttattttttttaactaaatttagtttttaatatttaatagtatattaaaatgttggatttttaaaataatatttatgattaatatctttaatttttaatttgatataatatttatgtaagaatcatactatttttttttttaaattaatatattttttttatcaaaaatataatatttaccaaaatcaaggtaaaataatataatatttttctttctttctagtaaatttttatttacctttaaaatatataataaaatataatttcatttctacatttaggttattgaaaatattaCTATTCAGAATTTTATtcagaaaatataataaaatattaaacgttaaaaagtaaattaaaaatttattgtttaaattcaGAACATGTAAAATGTAAATCGCTCAACTGatctatttattttgttttataattttatatggaatattaatttagtatatattaaatgttttataaataaatttcataagcaccagtggtctagtggtagaatagtaccctgcCACGGTACAGACCCGGGTTCAATTCCCGGCTGGTGCAATTCGTTTTTCAAAATGCCGGTTTTTAATATaaagaacaataatttttttattttaataaatcaaattttgattatatattaattctgATCAACATACTATGTTTAGCTTAGATTCTTTATATGTTTTATTGGACTAATAACATGacgattttatataattagtataaAGTTTACAATGCACCATAAGTAActataaaacttttttttataagcaATTTGATCTAAAacctaaaaaaatgaaaagccTAATAAGATTACTAGTACATCTTGACTTGTAAACCTTGATGATAGTGACTTAGTCTTTAGAGTCAACATACTCTTTCTTAATACAAATATGATgtccatttgaaaacatttaatTGGCCCAATAAATTGTCTAATTCTAAGGACCATAGAAGGAGGAAAATGGTCCCATAAAGCTTCCAAAACTAGAAAACTCATGACTAGTCCTCTTTTCCTTGAGTGTTATTGCATCTTGAAGGACATCTTGAAAGGCATTGAAACTATTGTTCATTGTGCTTCTTGGAATGGCTATAGGCCTAATCGGCATGGAAATGTTGTCGTCGTTGCTTCCATTTTCGGCCCATCCAAACACCCCCCTTTGGTTACCACCCCTACCTTGTTTCGTAGGTATTTCATGGTTGTGTTTTCCTTCATATGTAGTGATCACGTCCCTTAAATCTTCAGATGCCCGTTCCACTTGTTTCCTAACCGAGCAACCATTGTTGACACATTTATAGTAACTCCTATATTTTGAAACAAATGATTAATACTCAATTTTGTTTTCTAAGacataaatacttaaaattcaaattagttACTTAATTTAGTACCTAGGATTTTGATTTCCCTTAACCGCCTTTTGCCCATATTTCCTCCACTTATAACCGTCGTCAAGAATATCAATAATGCTAGTAGTTTGAATAACTACTTTGGTCTCAAACTCAGCTCCGGATCCAGAAACCATCCTAGGTTTTTTCGACTCGGAAGAGAATTCTCGAAAGCTATAACTAGAAGTCTCTTGTTTGATACAATTATCAGTTGGGCAATTTGATATCGAAGATCTTGGCATGGGATGAGTGTGGGTTCCGGTGTAGACAATCTCAATTATTTGTCCATCGGAATCCTTCTCAACTTTCTTCTTAGTAGGACAATTTTTGAACACACATTTGTAATAGCTTCGCGGGTATTCACTTCCTTTCATTTGTTTCTGTCCATATTTTCTCCAATTATATCCATCATCATCAATGGATGGAACATGGGAAATGGGTGGTGGTAGCAAATTAGTGACTTGATCAACTGATATTCCACCAGTTTCATTTTGATCATTCATACTCCAATATTGTCCTTGTTGATCAGTTTTGAATGTTTCCTCAGCCTGTTGAAattgtttgattgattttatttgaaattgaaagatATAAATGGGGTTGAGATAGGTTTGATGTACTTACTTGAATAATATTGATGTCCAAATGATTAGGGAATTCCATTGAAAGAGGTTGAGGTTGGATGATGTCATGGAAATGGAGGTTGCTTAAGTCATGTTGACCAGGTTTGTCGGTAAAGgtagattgaagaagaagatgagtgAGAGAGAAATCAGGAATATTATTAGCCATGGGAATTATTTGAAATGGTGGTTTGGAATAGATTTAGAGAGTATTTATTGTTGAATTTTATCTTCTTTGGGGGCGGGAGAAATGAAATGGGAAGAAAAGTTGTGGTTTGATGGTGGATGTGGTCAAACACTGACTGGGTCTTGTTCTTTCACTCggtcacaaaaaaaaaagaaaaaaaaaaagttattttgtataataaattattaaaatattttaataattagaatgatGGTtagaaatagtttttttattaaaagaaatgatagCCAACACTTTTtgctctttttttttattggacTATCAATTCAATTCTAATCTTATTTTCCATTTTTGATATTAAGaagagtttgattttttttttattgaattaagaAGAACTAGTAAGAACTCCACAACTATTATTCTGTTTTAATTCAAAACTTTCAGATAGAATTCAACTTAGTCTCTTAATCGATTCTTATGACTGAGCTTTGGTGGGTTAAGAGATTGATTGTTGTTAAGTTTAGAAAATGGAATTAATTGTGTAATTTGAATTtctaaataagtttatttagaCTTATATAAGATTAagattagaattgaaattataattttaatgaaataaagtGATCATGTAATtctcaattataattataattataaaattttatttttaaataaaacaacttattaattaaaaaacggttaatgtattttataatttttaatttaaaagttaacattttattcaataatttatttgaatattttatttgaacgATTTCATAcaactattttaataatatagataatatatatttaattatatttaattatattttttttgaaaatagaaattagattcaaaacataagaattaaaatgaaatttaatgtcatttttaaaaattaaaattagaattcaaatatatatatatatatatatatatatatatatatatatataaagataatgaatgataaatgtgatttttttaagttaaatatcaaaaaatttattatcacATCAATTGAGAATTTTTGTTTCACGTAATGGACATAATGAGAAAAAATGCAAAATGAATTGATTGAAATAGATTTTGTCTCTCGAtggttatgttttttttgtcatttttaatggAGTTCttagatatttttcaaaaactccCAAAAGACCAGACAAAGCGATTCACTCTCTCATTTTTTATTCGTCATTGTTATGGTAGATCTATCAGAAAtgataatttttgaaaaaaactcgGGACTCATCAGTAAAGTGAGTTGTGGGTCAATACGATATTCTTTTATCATATCACATTTGTCTTTTGCTGATGACACGTTTTGCATTCTTCAGACTAcctataagaattttaaacaccGTTAgaatattttatggttattcaGTAAATGTTTCGGTTttcgagttaatcttaataagtcaaACAACTATTTTCATactctatttcaaataaagaaTGATGAGGTTGTCAAATGTGTTGGGGTTCAAAATTTGTGATCTTCCATTAACTTATCTTGA
Proteins encoded:
- the LOC124912347 gene encoding 40S ribosomal protein S4-3, with amino-acid sequence MARGLKKHLKRLNAPKHWMLDKLGGAFAPKPSSGPHKSRECLPLILILRNRLKYALTYGEVVSIVMQRHILVDGKVRTDKTYPAGFMDVVSIPKTNENFRLLYDTKGRFRLHSIRDDEAKYKLCKVRSVQFGQKGIPYINTYDGRTIRYPDPLIKANDTIKFDLESNKIVDFIKFDVGNVVMVTGGRNRGRVGVIKNREKHKGSFETIHVQDSTGHEFATRLGNVFTIGKGSKPWVSLPKGKGIKLSIIEEAKKRLAAQTGATA
- the LOC124912532 gene encoding probable WRKY transcription factor 4, yielding MEFPNHLDINIIQAEETFKTDQQGQYWSMNDQNETGGISVDQVTNLLPPPISHVPSIDDDGYNWRKYGQKQMKGSEYPRSYYKCVFKNCPTKKKVEKDSDGQIIEIVYTGTHTHPMPRSSISNCPTDNCIKQETSSYSFREFSSESKKPRMVSGSGAEFETKVVIQTTSIIDILDDGYKWRKYGQKAVKGNQNPRSYYKCVNNGCSVRKQVERASEDLRDVITTYEGKHNHEIPTKQGRGGNQRGVFGWAENGSNDDNISMPIRPIAIPRSTMNNSFNAFQDVLQDAITLKEKRTSHEFSSFGSFMGPFSSFYGP